In the genome of Nitratireductor sp. GISD-1A_MAKvit, the window TTCGCGGTTGATCGCCTTCTGGACCCGCGGGTCGAAATCCTGAACGCCGAGGCTTGCCCGCGTCATGCCGATTTCAGCGAGTGCGTCAAAGCGCGTTTCATCCATGTCGTTGGGATCGAGTTCCACGCTGATTTCGGCATCGCTGGCGAAATGGAATGCACGCTTCAGCGCTGCTCCCAGCCGAACGATGTCGTCTGCGCGCAGCATGGTCGGCGAGCCGCCACCGAAATGGAGCGCACGGACACGCCCGCGCCCATCCAGAATCTCACCCACCGTGCGGATTTCGCAAAAAAGCGCATCGAGAAAGGCGGCGACCGGTTCATAGCGGCGCGTCATCTTGGTGTGGCAGGCGCAGAACCAGCACAGCCGGTCGCAGAACGGGATGTGCACATAGAGCGAGAGATCCTCTCCCTCTCCCGTCTCGGCCAGCCAGCCACGAAAGGTTTCCCCCGTCACGCCCGCATGAAAGTGGGGCGCGGTGGGATAGCTCGTATAGCGCGGCACCGCCTCCGCATAGCGGGCGGCAGCCCCTGTTCCGCTGACCTGTTCTCCTGCGCGCTGCATGGCAACCATTCCCTGTTTTCCAGTGCGCGTCTTTTCATGCGGCAGCCCCATTGGCTTTGACGCAGATCAAGGCGCCGCCGGCCCCATTGCCCGAAGTGTGACGCGTGAGAATCGGGGAACGGATTCCCGCAAGCTTTTCTGAACTGGGGAAACAGCAATGAGATTTGGCACCGAGATCGTACTGGTCAGCCTGGCTGCGTTTGCAGCGCTGGCCGCTGCGGGTCTGGCGCAGGATTCAGCCTTTCAGGCCCATATGTGGGTTCTGTTCTTTGTCCTGCTTGGATCGGCGATCGTATTGATGCGCAACACGAGCTTTGCGCCGGCCGGCGCAGCATCGATCCCGCTCAGGCAGGATACCGATGGCTATATGGATGGCCCGGTGCGTTATGGCGTCATCGCCACGACCCTGTGGGGCATTGTCGGGTTTCTGGTTGGCGTGCTGGTCGCGCTGCAGCTCGCCTATCCGGACCTCAACATCGAACCCTGGTTCAATTTCGGCCGCACGCGCCCGCTGCACACATCGGCGGTGATCTTCGCCTTCGGCGGCAACGCGCTCATCGCCACATCCTTCTACGTGGTGCAGCGCACCTGTCGGGCGCGGCTTTTCGGCGGCAACCTCGCCTGGTTCGTGTTCTGGGGCTATCAACTCTTCATCGTCATGGCGGCGACCGGCTATCTGCTCGGCATCACCCAGAGCCGCGAATATGCAGAACCCGAATGGTATGTGGATCTGTTCCTCACAATCGTCTGGGTCGCCTATCTCATCGTCTTCCTCGGCACGATCTTCAGGCGCAAGGAGCCGCATATCTATGTGGCCAACTGGTTCTACCTGTCCTTCATCGTCACCATCGCCATGCTGCATGTGGTGAACAATCTGGCGGTGCCGGTCTCGCCTTTCGGCTCCAAAAGCTATTCGCTCTTCGCCGGCGTGCAGGATGCGCTGACGCAATGGTGGTACGGCCACAATGCGGTGGGCTTCTTCCTGACCGCCGGCTTCCTGGGCATGATGTACTACTTCATCCCCAAGCAGGCGAACCGTCCGGTCTATTCCTACCGCCTGTCGATCATCCACTTCTGGGCGCTGATCTTCCTCTATATCTGGGCCGGTCCGCACCATCTCCATTACACCGCCCTGCCCGACTGGGCGCAGACGCTCGGCATGGTGTTCTCCATCATGCTGTGGATGCCCTCCTGGGGCGGCATGATCAACGGCCTGATGACGCTCTCGGGCGCGTGGGACAAGCTGCGCACCGACCCGATCATCCGCATGATGGTTCTGGCCGTCGCCTTCTACGGCATGTCCACCTTCGAGGGCCCGCTGATGTCGGTCAAGGCGGTCAACTCGCTGTCGCACTACACCGACTGGACCATCGGTCACGTGCATTCGGGCGCACTCGGCTGGGTCGGCATGATCACCTTCGGCGCGCTCTATTATCTCGTGCCGAAACTGTGGAACCGCGAGCGGCTTTATTCGCTGCGGCTCGTCACCTGGCATTTCTGGCTCGCCACCCTCGGCATCGTCGTCTACGCGGCCGTCATGTGGGTGTCCGGCATCCAGCAGGGCCTGATGTGGCGCGAATACGACGATCAGGGCTTCCTGGTCTACTCGTTCGCCGAAACCGTGGCCGCCATGCACCCCTATTATGTGGTGCGCGCGCTGGGCGGCGTTCTCTTCCTGCTCGGTGGCATCGTCATGGCCTACAATCTGGCCATGACCATCCTTGGCCATGAGCGCAAGGAAGAGCCGATCGGCGGCGCCGTCGCCCAACCCGCCCCTTCCCTTCAAAGTGCCGGTTAAGGAGCCCTGACGATGGCATTGCTGGACAAACACAAGATCATCGAAAAGAACGCCACGCTCCTTCTGGTGGGGTCGTTCCTGGTGGTGACAATCGGCGGCATCGTCGAGATCGTGCCTCTGTTCTATCTGGAGAACACAATCGAGAAGGTGGAGGGCATGCGCCCTTATTCGCCGCTGGAGCTCGCCGGTCGCAACATCTACATCCGCGAGGGCTGCTACACCTGTCACAGCCAGATGATCCGCCCCTTCCGCGACGAGGTGGAGCGCTACGGCAATTACAGCCTGGCCGCCGAATCCATGTACGATCATCCCTTCCAGTGGGGGTCGAAGCGCACGGGACCGGATCTCGCCCGCGTCGGCGCCAGATACTCCAACGAGTGGCATGTGGATCATCTGATCGAGCCGCGCTCCGTGGTGCCGGAATCGATCATGCCCAGCTATGCGTTCCTCAAGGACACGCCGCTCGAGATCAACGATTTCTCGACCGAGCTGATCGCCAATCTGCGTGTCGGCGTTCCCTATACGGAAGACATGATCGCCAACGCCAATGCGGATCTGCGCGCCCAGGCCGATCCCGACGCGGACACGTCCGGTCTGGAAGAACGCTATCCCAAGGCGGTGCTCGGCGATTTCGACGGCAATCCCGATGCACTCACCGAAATGGACGCGCTGGTCGCCTATCTGCAGATGCTCGGCACGCTGGTCGATTTCTCGACCTATGACGAAGCCGCCGGTTACCGCTGAGGAGAAAAGATCATGGAAGCCTATACCGCGCTTCGCCAGTTCGCCGATAGCTGGGGCCTTCTTTTCATGGCCGTCTTCTTCGTCGGTACGGTTCTTTTCGCCTTCCGCCCGGGAAGCAGAAAAAGCGCCGAGGAAGCCGCCCGCATTCCCCTGAAGGACGATTGAGATGAGTGAGAAAGAACATATCGACGAGGTCTCCGGCGTCTCGACCACCGGTCATGAGTGGGACGGCATTCGCGAGCTCGACAATCCCATGCCGCGCTGGTGGGTGTGGACCTTCTACGCCACCATCGTGTGGTCGATCGGCTACACCATCGCCTACCCGGCATGGCCGCTGATCAGCGACGCCACCAAGGGCGTTCTCGGCTATTCGAGCCGGCAGGAACTTACCACCACCATGGAGGCCGTCTCGGCTGAGCAGGCGGATTTGCGCGCAGCCATCGCCGAAAAGCCGCTGGATGAAATCCTCGCCGACGAAACGCTGCGCCGTTTTGCCACCGCAGCCGGTGACGCCGCCTTCAAGGTCAACTGCTCGCAGTGCCACGGGTCCGGCGCGCAGGGCTCTGCCGGCTACCCGAACCTCAACGACGACGACTGGCTGTGGGGTGGCGACATCGAGGCGATCCATCACACCATCGCGCATGGCGTGCGCTTCGATGGCGACGACGACACGCGCTTTGGCGAAATGCCGGCCTTCGGCGACATTCTGAGCCGTGAGGAGATCCGTCAGGTTGCGGCCCATGTGGTCTCCTTCACCGGAACACCGTCCGACCCGGCTCTGGCCGAAGCCGGTGCGCAGGTCTACGCCGACAATTGCGCCTCCTGCCATGGCGATGCCGGTCAGGGCGACGTGACCTTCGGCGCGCCGAACCTTGCCGATGCAATCTGGCTCTACGGATCGAGCGAAGCCGAGATCGCCGCACAGGTGCGCCAGCCCAAGCATGGCGTCATGCCGGCCTGGCAGGAGCGGCTTGGCGACCCGACGGTCAAGCAGCTTTCCGTCTACGTTCACTCGCTCGGCGGCGGCGAGTAGACACACCCACACGCACAGCTAATCCCGGCCACACAGGCCGGGGTTCGGCCTCGCAGCCTCCCGCTTTGATCGGGATCAATGCCCGAGATGTTTCCGGCCGCTAGACGATAGGCTCAAAGAGCAGTTTGCGAGCCGCAGAAATGACACTTGCCACCGAAAACGCAGCCAGCAGCACCGCCCCCCGGACCGTAGTCGAACGCATCGACGCCGAAGCGGTGAACACTGCCGGCAAACGCCAGCCGCTCTACGCTCCACGCAAGAAAATCTTCCCAAAACGCGCATCCGGGCAGTTCCGCCGCTTCAAGTGGATCATCATGTTCGTCACGCTCGGCATCTACTATCTCACCCCATGGCTGCGCTGGGATCGCGGGCCCTATGCGCCAGATCAGGCGGTTTTGATCGATCTCGCCAACCGGCGCTTCTACTTCTTCTTCATTGAGATCTGGCCGCAGGAATTCTTCTATATCGCCGGCCTGCTTGTCATGGCCGGCATCGGCCTTTTCCTGATCACCTCCACGGTGGGCCGGGCATGGTGCGGTTATACCTGCCCGCAGACGGTCTGGGTCGACCTCTTTCTCGTGGTCGAGCGCGCAATCGAAGGCGACCGCAATGCCCGCATCAAACTCGATGCCGCGCCGCTCTCCGCCAGAAAGCTCGTCAAACGGTCCGCAAAACACCTGATCTGGGTGCTCATCGCCGTGGCGACCGGCGGCGCGTGGGTCTTCTATTTTGCCGACGCGCCATCGCTTCTGATCGATCTTGCAACCGGCCAGGCGGCGCCCGTGGCCTACTTGACCATCGCCGTTCTCACCGCCACGACCTATGTGTTCGGCGGTCTCATGCGCGAGCAGGTCTGCACCTATATGTGCCCGTGGCCGCGTATTCAGGCCGCTATGCTCGACGAAAATTCGCTCACCGTCACCTACAATGACTGGCGCGGCGAGCCCCGCTCGCGTCACGCCAAGAAGGCGGCCGCCGAGGGCAAAACCGTGGGCGACTGCGTGGACTGCAATGCCTGCGTTGCCGTCTGCCCCATGGGCATCGACATCCGCGACGGCCAGCAGCTCGAATGCATCACCTGCGCGCTGTGCATCGATGCCTGCGACGGCGTGATGGACAAGCTCGGTCGCGAGCGTGGGCTCATCTCCTACGCCACGCTTTCCGATTACAACGCCAATATGGCGTTGGCGACAGCCGGCGGCACGGAAACCATCAATCCAGGCCGCGTGCGCCGGCAGGGTGGCGGGCTCTCGGAAAAGGTCGCGCATTTCCACTGGCGCAAGATCTTTCGCCTGCGCACCTTCGTCTATTTCGGCGCGTGGTCGCTCGTCGGCCTCGTCATGCTCTATGCCCTGCTCACCCGCGACCGGCTGGAGGTCAACGTGCTCCACGATCGCAATCCGCAATATGTCCTTCTGTCGGATGGCTCGGTGCGCAATGGCTATACGGTCAAGCTGTTGAACATGATCCCGGAACCACGCGTCATCCTCGTTTCACTCGAAGGCCTCCCGGGCGCAACGATGAACGTGGTCGGGCTCGACCAGCCGGACGACCGTTCTGCAGCCGTGCCTGTCGATCCCGACCGTCTGCGCGAGGTGCGCATTTTCGTCACCCTGCCGGCAGACCGGCTGAGCGCGGCAGACACCTCATTCCGCTTCGTCGTCGAAGACAAGGCAAGTTTCGAAAGCGATGTCTACAGGGCAAGCTTCAACATCCCGGAGGGTTCACGATGAGCGGCAAAGTGCAGAAACAGAAGGAATTCACCGGCTGGCACATGCTCGCCATCATGGTCGCCTTCTTCTGCGTCATCATCACGGTCAACCTGACCATGGCCTTCTACGCGCAGTCGAGCTGGACCGGCCTGATCGTCAAAAACACCTATGTGGCGAGCCAGACCTTCAACGAGCGCGCGGAGGAAGGCCGCCAGCAGGCAGCACTCGGCTGGAAGGGCGAGCTTTCCGTTGAAGGAGAAGCGATTACCTACCGCCTGCTGGATGCAAGCGGCGATCCGATTCCGCTGGACGCCGTCACAATGGTCATGCACCGCCCGGTCACCGCCGACGAAGACGTTACCCTTCATATGCAACGTCGACCCGATGGCGGCTTCGGCGTCGATCACGGTCCCGGAGACGGCACCTGGGTCATCAACATCGCTGCAGAAGCGGGGCTTGCCCATCCCTTCCGCGATGTGCGTCGCATCACCATTGCCGGTGGAGAACTCAGATGAGCTGCTGCGCCCCCGGCACCGAAATGGCGCTGGAAGCCGAACAGGCGCGTGAAGCCGGTCCACGCGCCGAAGAACTTGTTCTCGCGAGCCGTTCTGTCGGAGACGGGCTGAAACAGACCGATCTTTCCGTTCCCGGCATTCATTGCGGCGCCTGCATTCAGACAATCGAAACCGCCCTCGGCAGGCTCGATGGCGTGGCGGGTGCGCGCGTCAATCTCTCCACCAAGCGTGTCAGCGTGAAATGGCGAGAGGGGGCACTGCCGCCCATCATCGACACGCTGAACAGGCTCGGCTACGCCGCCCACCTTTTCGACAGTGTGGAAACCGGCAGGGACCCCGTTCTCTCCCAGCTCATCCGCGCCGTCGCGGTATCCGGCTTTGCCGCCGGCAACATCATGCTTCTTTCCGTCTCCGTCTGGTCAGGTGCCGAACAGGCAACGCGCGATCTCTTTCACTGGCTGTCCGCGCTGATCGCCCTGCCCGCGCTGGTGTTTGCCGGTGGCATTTTCTACCGCTCGGCCCTCAATGCGCTCCGCCACGGACGCATGAACATGGATGTACCCATCGCGCTTGGCATCTCGCTGGCCTATGGGCTCAGCCTCTACGAGACCGTCAACAGCGGCCAGCATGCCTATTTCGATGCGTCCGTTTCGCTTCTCTTCTTCCTGTTGATCGGCCGCACGCTCGACCACGTGATGCGCGAGCGCGCCCGCACCGCCGTAAAGGGGCTCGCGCGTCTCGCGCCACGCGGTGCACTGGTCATTGCCGCAGATGGTGGACGCGAATACCTGCCCTTGCCGGAGATCACGCCCGGCATGACGCTGATCGTGGCGGCCGGTGAACGCGTGCCCGTCGATGGCGTGGTCATAAGCGGCCTGTCTGAGCTCGACTGCTCCATGGCCACCGGCGAAAGCGCGCCGCAACCGGTAAGACCCGGTGCGGATGTGCGCGCCGGCATGCTCAACCTCACCCAGCCGTTGACCGTCGAAGCAACCGCCACCGCCGACACCTCCTTCCTTGCCGAGATGATGCGCCTGATGGAGGCCGCCGAAGGCGGGCGCGCGCGCTATCGCCGACTGGCAGACCGCGCCTCCGCACTTTATTCGCCCCTCGTTCATGCCACCGCCTTCCTCACCTTTCTGGGCTGGATGGTGGCAAGCGGCGACTGGCACCGCGCCATCACCATCGCCATCGCCGTGCTCATCATCACCTGTCCCTGCGCGCTCGGTCTCGCCGTTCCCATCGTTCAGGTGGTCGCCGCGCGGCGCCTTTTTGAAAACGGCATCATGGTCAAGGATGGCGCGGCGATGGAACGCTTCGCCCAAGTCGACACCGCCGTCTTCGACAAGACCGGCACACTGACGCTCGGCATCCCCGAACTGCGCAATGCCTTTGATGTCACACCGCAGGCGCTCGCCACCGCCGCCGCCCTTGCCGCGCATTCCCGTCACCCCTTATCGCGCGCCATTCTGCGCGCCGCCGGTTCGGTGCGAGCGACTGACGCGTTCGACAGTGTCGAGGAAATTCCCGGCCTCGGCATCGAAGCCCGCGCGGGCGAGACCGTCTGGCGGCTTGGCCGTGCAGGGTGGTCGCTCGGCAGCCCGAATGCGCATGAGAATCACGCGGGCGGCACAGTCCTTTCCTGCAATGGCGAGAAATATGCCACGTTCCGTTTCGAGGACCGGCTTCGCCCCGGGGCGAAAGAGGCAATTTCTCACCTGAAAGAAAACGGCGTCGCCGTCGAAATCATCTCCGGGGACAGCGCCGAACAGGTGAGCGACATCGCTGCCAGGCTGAGCGTGGATCACTTTCAGGCAAGCGTCCTTCCCGGCGACAAGCTTGAGCGCATGCGTGCGCTCGCTTCCGAAGGCCGCAAGGTTCTGATGGTCGGCGACGGGCTGAACGACGCCCCCGCCCTCGCCGCCGCGCATGTCTCCATGGCGCCTGCCACGGCGGCAGACATTGGCCGCAACGCCGCCGATTTCGTTTTCCTGCGCGAGACCATGCTGGCCGTGCCGCTTGCCCGTGACGTGTCGCGCCGCGCCGGCCGTCTGATCCGGCAGAATTTCGGCCTCGCCATTGCCTACAATGTTCTGGCCGTGCCGATCGCCGTTCTCGGCCATGTCACGCCGCTGGTGGCGGCCATTGCCATGTCGCTCTCTTCGCTGGTCGTGATCGGCAATGCGCTGCGCCTGCGCGCTGGCAGTCGTCACGGCATGACCGGGCAATCCCATGTCGAGGCAACGCAATGACCAATCTCGTGGTGCTGATCCCGATAGCGCTTTTTCTGGGAGCCGCCGGCCTCGCCGCCTTCCTCTGGTCGCTCAAGAGCGGCCAGTATGACGACCTCGACGGCGCGGCCGAGCGCATCCTGATCGAAGACGAGCCATCTCATCAGCGGGAAGACAGCCCCTGAGCCTCTGTCGCTGGACGCGGTCACGCCACATCACTACATGTGAGCGATCTGAATTGCCTTTCTGGAGTTTCACATGGCGATCCGCATCAAAGCAAAGACCTATGGCCCCTTCACCACAGCCATCGGCCCCGGCAAGGTGATCCATGTCGACACCGCGCCTAAACAGAATGTCGCCATCACCTCGCCTTCCACGGAAGAGGCTGGCACGCCCGTCGACTTCATGATCTCCGCGCTCGGTGCCTGCCTTGCTCTCTCCTTCCATCACGCCGCGCAGGAGATGAAGATCGATGTCGGGCAGGTCTCTGTCGAGGTTTCCGGCAAGAAGGCCGAGGATCTGCCCGACCGCATCGGCAGCTATGACGCCACCGTTTCGCTCGACACAATGCCCGGCGAGGAAGAGTGCGCGGAGCTCATCAAGCGCGCCAAGGCCCGCTGCACTGTCTCCAATTCGCTGAATGGCGAAGTCACCATGAAGATGGCGGGCTGACGCCGTTTCAATCTTCAAATCATTGACGACGCCCTCCCCTTCTCCCATACAGAAGCCGCCTTGCGGCAAACCATGGGAGGCAGGTGCATGAACTTCACGCGTGTGAACGGCGTCGTCATTCATCACGAAATACGCGGAACGGTCGGCAAGCCGGTTCTCGTGTTTTCCAATTCGCTCGGAACCGATTTTCGCATCTGGGATGCCGTCGTTGAACGGCTGGAAGCCGACTACCGCATCGTCCTTTATGACAAGCGCGGCCATGGTCTCTCCGAAGCCACGCCTCAGCCCTATGCGCTGACGGATCACGTCGACGATCTCGCAGCCCTGCTCGGTCATCTCGACATCACAGGCGCGACCATCGTCGGCCTGTCCGTTGGCGGCATGATCGCGCAGGGGCTTGCCGCGCGCTGGCCGCATCTCGTCTCCCGCCTCGTGCTCTGCGACACGGGCCATAGAATAGGCCACGACGATCTGTGGAACAGCCGGATCGATGCCGTAAACGAAAAAGGCATCGCATCCATTGCGGACGGTATTCTCCAGCGCTGGTTCACGCCCTCTTTCCGCGCACCGGACAACGATGCTTTCGTCGGCTACACGGCCATGCTCACCCGCACCACGGTCGATGGCTATGCCGGCACGTGCTCGGCCCTGCGTGACGCCGATCTCACCGAATCCACCCGCGCCCTGAAGCTACCCACGCTCTGCATCGTCGGCGATCAGGACGGCTCAACCCCACCCGATCTGGTGCGGGAACTCGCGGACCTCATCGAAGGTGCCCGCTTCGAAATCATTGCAGATGCCGGCCACCTGCCCTGTATCGAACAGCCCGAGGCGACTGCCGCCCTGATTGCAGATTTTCTGCGCGAAACAACACCCAACGCCTGAGCCGCCGCGCCCCGCATATAGGATGACAAGAGGACTCTGAATGAGCGACACCGTAAAGATCACCCGCGACAATGGCATTGCCGTCCTCACCCTCGACAATCCGCCGGTCAATGCACTCGGCCACGCGCTGCGCGCACCGCTCTTCGAGGCGCTTGGCGAGATGAATGCAGACGATGCGGTTCAGGCCATCGTCATCACCTGCGCGGGTCGCACCTTCATTGCCGGTGCCGACATTTCCGAGTTCGGCAAGCCGCCGAAGGAGCCAAGCCTTCCCGACCTGATCGAAAAGCTGGAAAGCATCGACAAGCCCACCATCGCCGCGATCCATGGCACCGCACTTGGCGGTGGGCTGGAGCTGGCACTCGGCTGCCACTACCGTATTGCAGACAGGTCCGCGATGATCGGCCTGCCCGAGGTGAATCTCGGCCTCATTCCCGGTGCCGGTGGCACGGTGCGCCTGCCGCGTCTGGTCGGGCCAGAAGCCGCGCTGAAGATGATCGTTTCCGGAAAGCCCATCGGCATGGGCGAAGCCGCCCGGCTCGGTGCCGTCGACCGCGTGGCCGAGAGCGACCTTCTGGCCGAGGCCGTGGCCTTCGCCCGCGACATGGCGGCATCCGGGAAGCCGCACATCCATATCCGCGCGCGCACCGAAAAACTTGCCGTCGAGCTCGCCGCCTTCGATGAGGCCGTGAAGGCAGCGACGAAAAAAGCGCGCGGTCTCATCGCGCCGCACACGGCGGCAGAAGCCGTCCGCAACGCCATCACCATGGAGTTCGACGCAGCACTCGACCGCGAACGCGAGCTCTTTCTGGAGCGCCGCGACAGCGAAGAATCCGCCGCCCAGCGCCATCTCTTCTTCGCCACCCGCGAGGCAACCCGCGTGCCCGGCATTCCCCGCGAGACCGAGGTACGAAAGATCGCGCGCGCCGGCGTCATCGGTGCCGGCACCATGGGTGCGGGCATAGCGATGGCGCTCGCCAATGGCGGCATTCCCGTCACCATTCTGGAGATGAACGAGGACGCCATCGCGCGCGGTCTCGCCCACATCGACAAGACCTATTCGGGATCGGTAAAGCGCGGCTCCATCACGGCTGAGGAAAAAGAGGCCCGCACGGGGCGCATCTCCGGCACCACCCACTATGCCGACCTTGCCGATTGCGACATCGTCATCGAGGCCGTGTTCGAGGATATGGGCGTCAAACGCCAGGTCTTCACCGCGCTCGACGGCGTGCTGAAGCCCGGCGCCATACTCGCCTCCAACACTTCCTATCTCGATGTGAACGAGATCGCCGCCACCACGAAGCGTCCGCAGGATGTGGTCGGCCTCCACTTTTTCTCGCCCGCCCATGTGATGAAACTTCTGGAGATCGTGCGCGGCGAAGAGACAGCCCCCGATGTCATCAAGACGGCGCTCGCGCTCGCCCGAAAAATCGGCAAGGTTCCGGTCGTGGTCGGCGTGTGCAACGGCTTTGTGGGCAACCGCATGCTCGCCGCCCGGCGCGAGCAGAACGAGGACCTGCTCCTTTCCGGCGCGACGCCCGAACAGGTGGATAAGGTTTTCACCGATTTCGGCTGGCCCATGGGTCCGTTCCAGATGGTCGACCTCGCCGGTCTCGACATCAGCTGGAAGCACCGTCAGTCGCAGGGCCTAACCGCCCCCATCGCCGACACGCTGTGCGAGGCCGGCCATTTCGGCCAGAAGTCCGGGCGCGGCTTCTATCTCTATGAGGAAGGCTCCCGCACACCAAAGCCCGATCCCTTCGTTCAGGAGCTTATCGAGAAGAAGGCCGCCGAGCTTGGCATCGAACGCCGCGAAGTCAGTGCGGATGAAATCACCGAGCGCACCCTCTACCCGATGATCAACGAGGGTGCAAAAATCCTCGAAGAACGCATCGCCGCCCGCGCCTCCGACATCGACGTCGTCTGGGTCAATGGCTATGGTTTCCCGGTCGCCAGGGGCGGGCCGATGTTCTGGGCCGAGCGCTTCGGCATCAAGACCATCGTCGAGCGGCTGGAGCACTGGCACCGAAAGACCGGCAATCCCGTCTTCGAGCCCGCTCCCATCCTGCGTAAGCTCGCGCTGACAGGCGGTGGATTCGGCGATCTCGTCTAGGCAATTGCGCCCCTATAACGTGTCACAAGTGAGGAAAACCATGGATATCAAGAAGATCTCGGACGACTACGCGGTGTCACCGCAGATCGCACCCGAAGATATCGCCGCCATCAAACAGGCCGGATACAAGAGCATCGTCTGCAACCGGCCGGACGGCGAGGATGCCGGCCAGCCCGCGGTCGAGACCATTTCAAAGGCTGCCGAAGAAGCGGGCCTCGCCTTCCGCCATGTGCCGGTCGTCTCCGGTGCCATGACGCTCGACGATGTGACAGACATGGCAGCGGCCCTCAAGGAACTGCCCGGCCCGGTCTTCGCCTATTGCCGCAGCGGCACGCGCTCGGCCAATCTCTACGGCATCATCCGCGAACGCGGTCTTTGAGGGTTAGTATCGATCGCTATCGGCTGCGGAGATAAGTAGACCGGCTTCCGGCCTCCTCAC includes:
- the pcaD gene encoding 3-oxoadipate enol-lactonase, encoding MNFTRVNGVVIHHEIRGTVGKPVLVFSNSLGTDFRIWDAVVERLEADYRIVLYDKRGHGLSEATPQPYALTDHVDDLAALLGHLDITGATIVGLSVGGMIAQGLAARWPHLVSRLVLCDTGHRIGHDDLWNSRIDAVNEKGIASIADGILQRWFTPSFRAPDNDAFVGYTAMLTRTTVDGYAGTCSALRDADLTESTRALKLPTLCIVGDQDGSTPPDLVRELADLIEGARFEIIADAGHLPCIEQPEATAALIADFLRETTPNA
- a CDS encoding TIGR01244 family sulfur transferase produces the protein MDIKKISDDYAVSPQIAPEDIAAIKQAGYKSIVCNRPDGEDAGQPAVETISKAAEEAGLAFRHVPVVSGAMTLDDVTDMAAALKELPGPVFAYCRSGTRSANLYGIIRERGL
- a CDS encoding OsmC family protein, giving the protein MAIRIKAKTYGPFTTAIGPGKVIHVDTAPKQNVAITSPSTEEAGTPVDFMISALGACLALSFHHAAQEMKIDVGQVSVEVSGKKAEDLPDRIGSYDATVSLDTMPGEEECAELIKRAKARCTVSNSLNGEVTMKMAG
- a CDS encoding 3-hydroxyacyl-CoA dehydrogenase NAD-binding domain-containing protein — encoded protein: MSDTVKITRDNGIAVLTLDNPPVNALGHALRAPLFEALGEMNADDAVQAIVITCAGRTFIAGADISEFGKPPKEPSLPDLIEKLESIDKPTIAAIHGTALGGGLELALGCHYRIADRSAMIGLPEVNLGLIPGAGGTVRLPRLVGPEAALKMIVSGKPIGMGEAARLGAVDRVAESDLLAEAVAFARDMAASGKPHIHIRARTEKLAVELAAFDEAVKAATKKARGLIAPHTAAEAVRNAITMEFDAALDRERELFLERRDSEESAAQRHLFFATREATRVPGIPRETEVRKIARAGVIGAGTMGAGIAMALANGGIPVTILEMNEDAIARGLAHIDKTYSGSVKRGSITAEEKEARTGRISGTTHYADLADCDIVIEAVFEDMGVKRQVFTALDGVLKPGAILASNTSYLDVNEIAATTKRPQDVVGLHFFSPAHVMKLLEIVRGEETAPDVIKTALALARKIGKVPVVVGVCNGFVGNRMLAARREQNEDLLLSGATPEQVDKVFTDFGWPMGPFQMVDLAGLDISWKHRQSQGLTAPIADTLCEAGHFGQKSGRGFYLYEEGSRTPKPDPFVQELIEKKAAELGIERREVSADEITERTLYPMINEGAKILEERIAARASDIDVVWVNGYGFPVARGGPMFWAERFGIKTIVERLEHWHRKTGNPVFEPAPILRKLALTGGGFGDLV